One Glycine max cultivar Williams 82 chromosome 6, Glycine_max_v4.0, whole genome shotgun sequence DNA segment encodes these proteins:
- the LOC106798914 gene encoding uncharacterized protein translates to MATQSNSPPPPPPSTGVTSHSSSPPLKRTRKASRLRLLATRPVGAERPLVHVDPVTGKADGPHSKKFRTYLGIVARDKVDVTYENWKHVPITQKDLIWEDIQAEFDIPEASDLRTKKKILQTVGERWRQFKSDLTSKWALAADKDSVDDTVCKMYGISKEKWTQFCQSRRDPSWENVRKKAQAVQKQNTAPHVMSRGGYEYLEKKLMDEKRKKKLEEATQSGSTDTVIDPPSPIKRHVKWKLARTKKTGDMTSEAAKEIADKIDALEEQASQGSFVTHGRHDILTAAIGRPEHPGRVRAVGAGITIKQYFGSASRTSSIAPEYLQQLTQQIKDQLEDSITEKITRRLMLSFSQMQSQGLALPPEPDVGPSAARVSTKESCVDPSGNDLDTGDSYKCGLYIEEYPSRLVALGRVYEGSTTIHNIPLLHDQVKVSVEEIRDVDAPIPVPTKEGAVRPAKPADRPDDEVDDPLYLMTLTIPQLFLKPLQYASWEYRCVWIPRATVYPEIWPITI, encoded by the exons ATGGCTACACAGTCAAACTCTCCtccgcctcctcctccttctactGGTGTAACATCGCATTCGTCGTCACCACCATTGAAGCGGACTAGAAAGGCCTCACGCCTAAGATTATTGGCGACTAGACCAGTTGGGGCAGAGAGACCCCTTGTCCATGTGGATCCTGTTACTGGCAAAGCAGACGGTCCCCACAGCAAGAAATTTAGAACATATTTAGGGATCGTTgctcgtgataaggtggatgtcACATACGAAAATTGGAAGCATGTCCCTATtactcagaaggatttgatatgggaggatattcag gctgaatttgatatccctgaagcatctgatttaaggacaaaaaagaaaatacttcagactgtgggggagcggtggagacagtttaagtctgatttgacgtcgaaatgggcacttgcagctGACAAGGATAGTGTTGATGACACTGTATGCAAAATGTAcggcattagcaaggagaaatggaCCCAATTTTGTCAGAGCCGTAGAGACCCTTCATGGGAG AATGTTCGAAAAAAAGCACAAGCTGTCCAAAAACAAAACACTGCCCCTCACGTgatgtctcgtgggggttatgaatatttagaaaaaaagttgatggatgagaagagaaagaaaaaactagagGAAGCAACTCAATCCGGAAGCACTGACACCGTcattgatcctccatctcccatcaaacgacacgtgaagtggaagctagcccgcaccaagaaaactggtGACATGACATCTGAagcagcaaaggaaattgctgacaagatt GATGCGCTTGAGGAGCAGGCCTCACAGGGTTCCTTTGTTACCCATGGACGTCATGATATactgactgctgccattgggcgaccagaacaccctggtcGTGTGCGTGCTGTAGGAGCCGGTATAACcatcaaacaatactttggatcagCTTCAAGGACCTCCTCCATTGCTCCCGAATACCTGCAACAGTTGACGCAACAAATCAAGGACCAACTAGAGGATTCAATCACAGAAAAAATCACTCGACGGCTAATGTTATCCTTCAGCCaaatgcaatcacagggactcgCACTGCCTCCTGAACCTGATGTTGGTCCTTCAGctgctcgtgtcagcacaaaggagagttgtgttgatccctcagggaacgaTCTAGACACCGGTGACTCATACAAATGTGGGTTGTATATTGAAGAATATCCTTCTCGCCTGGTTGCCCtgggaagagtttatgagggatctaCAACAATTCACAACATTCCTTTGCTGCATGATCAAGTTAAGGTTAGTGTTGAGGAAATTAGAGATGTAGATGCTcccattcctgtacccactaaAGAG ggAGCTGTGAGACCCGCGAAACCTGCAGATAGGCCGGATgatgaggtcgatgatccgctatatctaatgacattgaccattCCACAGCTTTTTCTGAAGCCattgcag tatgcgagctgGGAATatcgatgtgtatggattcctcgagccacagtctatCCAGAGATCTggccaatcacaatttga